The following are encoded together in the Plasmodium brasilianum strain Bolivian I chromosome 10, whole genome shotgun sequence genome:
- a CDS encoding S-adenosyl-L-methionine-dependent tRNA 4-demethylwyosine synthase: MIMLGGKSDHSALLKTIFEIYSNEKKAKINVKIIYGSESLNSYKRAKEFLNELIEFFKNIITFCKEIKRITCENENITRNETNELEVELLEYFRSYLRERKKVLLRKNEGKGLLIKRKETTDEGSERNVRNVVNVVNVVNNEQNRMHNDKQLSELNNDLLDAFGRNVKTSSDTVFSNYVDCYIKTSISTVHIDFIDGNEFDHYSFFDNLEYYDLNILLLFVSTSNYGSFPKNCYKLEEHLKDLLKDNKIENNLMKNIFYSSIGFGNKQYGTNYFCAPISTCDRLLSTLGANKLYRTLKLCNQEDNEEIISEWKCNLFKMLSLSIFFYCFNYATVGRLAQLSIDKTYMALKYYFSFFCSSKQKPALEGVQDDKLKRKKKKKKKGKRMEVNMEEREANELEVGVDRGEHMLTQTLAQTQRNKLHNKTEQCSCSFDSGNESRSGKSKSIICCDEKRMNSEGSLGNEVHNGNASLCNSGSSIGIGCSSDANNSGHAANKRKGIREQDECDSNNCEQSTRIISSESRSNGEGEEYSYSSSTDVGTSNKTAMTNCSSGDEMEDLVSGEPKDMLSINQRNKLTKEGYKIIGSHSAVKLCRWTKSHIRGRGGCYKHTFYGIISYQCMEATPSLACANKCVFCWRHHKNPVGTKWKWNKDNAESIVEQSVKKHQGMIKELKGVQSVISERFTNGMNIRHCALSLVGEPIMYPDINKLIDELHKRKISTFLVTNAQFPEELKKLHKVTQLYISIDAPNKEALRNIDRPLFKDYWERYITCIKILKTRKERSVFRFTLVKEYNMMGEEILGYSKLIELGSPDFIEIKAVTYCGSSEGYQLTMKNIPWHEEVYQFAFHLINSKQVLSDIYEITCEHKHSCSILIAKRVFKINNKWCTWINYEKFHLLVKEKKDFTAIDYCLETPSWALIGAPERGFNPADQRVYTKGKNKVKNVNVNIPIENDASKGGAP, encoded by the coding sequence atgATAATGCTAGGGGGGAAGTCCGACCATAGTGCGCTTTTAAAAACCATATTCGAAATTTATTCAAATgagaaaaaagcaaaaataaatgtcAAGATAATTTACGGTTCCGAAAGCTTAAATAGCTACAAGCGGGctaaagaatttttaaacgaattaatagaattttttaaaaatataattacattttgtaaagaaataaagagaataacttgtgaaaatgaaaatatcaCAAGGAATGAAACGAATGAATTGGAGGTTGAACTCCTGGAGTACTTCAGATCGTACTTAagggaaaggaaaaaagtgCTTCTTAGGAAAAACGAAGGGAAAGGTTTATTAATAAAGCGAAAGGAAACAACAGATGAGGGGTCTGAGCGGAATGTGCGGAATGTGGTGAATGTGGTGAATGTGGTGAATAATGAACAGAACAGAATGCATAACGACAAACAGCTCAGCGAACTGAATAACGATCTGTTGGACGCATTTGGGCGAAACGTGAAAACATCATCAGACACGGTTTTTTCCAATTACGTAGACTGTTACATTAAGACAAGTATTAGCACAGTTCACATTGATTTTATAGATGGAAACGAGTTTGatcattattctttttttgataatttagaatattatgatttaaatattttattattatttgtaagtACATCTAATTATGGATCTTTTccaaaaaattgttataaattAGAGGAACACTTAAAAGACCTACttaaagataataaaatagaaaataatttaatgaaaaatattttttatagctCTATCGGGTTTGGGAATAAACAGTATGGAACTAATTACTTTTGTGCTCCTATTAGTACTTGTGACAGACTTCTTTCCACATTAGGAGCTAACAAACTATACAGAACACTTAAATTGTGTAATCAAGAAGATAACGAAGAAATCATTTCTGAATGGAAATGTAATCTGTTCAAAATGCTGAGTTTGTCAATCTTTTTCTACTGTTTTAATTATGCTACAGTGGGAAGACTTGCTCAGCTTTCTATTGATAAAACATACATGGCGTTAAAGTACtacttctcttttttttgcaGTAGTAAGCAAAAACCAGCTCTTGAGGGTGTACAGGATGACAaactaaaaagaaaaaaaaaaaaaaaaaaaaaaggaaaaagaatgGAAGTAAATATGGAAGAAAGAGAAGCAAATGAATTAGAAGTTGGAGTGGATAGAGGAGAACATATGCTTACACAGACATTAGCCCAAACACAACGAAATAAATTGCATAATAAAACAGAACAGTGTTCGTGCAGCTTTGACAGTGGCAATGAAAGCAGAAGTGGAAAAAGCAAAAGCATTATATGTTGCGATGAAAAACGCATGAACAGTGAAGGAAGTTTGGGTAATGAAGTCCATAATGGAAATGCAAGTCTTTGTAATAGTGGTAGTAGCATTGGCATTGGCTGTTCTAGCGATGCAAATAATAGTGGGCATGCCGCTAACAAACGGAAAGGCATAAGGGAACAGGATGAGTGCGATTCAAACAATTGTGAACAATCAACTAGAATCATATCGTCGGAAAGTAGGTCCAATGGGGAAGGGGAAGAGTATTCATATAGTAGCAGCACAGACGTGGGTACTAGTAACAAAACAGCAATGACAAATTGCAGCAGTGGAGATGAAATGGAAGACTTGGTATCAGGTGAACCCAAAGATATGCTAAGTATTAATCAGCGAAATAAATTGACAAAGGAaggatataaaattataggATCACATAGTGCAGTAAAATTATGTAGATGGACTAAATCCCATATAAGAGGAAGAGGAGGATGTTATAAACATACTTTCTATGGTATAATTTCTTATCAATGTATGGAAGCAACTCCAAGCTTAGCTTGTGCAAATAAGTGTGTATTTTGTTGGAGGCATCATAAAAACCCAGTTGGCACAAAATGGAAATGGAATAAAGATAATGCAGAAAGTATTGTGGAACAATCGGTCAAGAAACATCAAGGTAtgataaaagaattaaaaggAGTTCAAAGTGTAATAAGTGAAAGATTTACTAACGGTATGAATATAAGACATTGTGCTTTATCATTAGTTGGTGAACCTATAATGTATCCAGATATTAATAAACTAATTGATGAAttacataaaagaaaaatatcaaCATTTCTAGTTACGAATGCTCAGTTTCCAGAGGAGTTAAAGAAATTACATAAAGTAACACaactatatatatcaatagaTGCACCAAATAAAGAAGCTTTAAGAAATATTGATAGACCTTTGTTTAAGGACTACTGGGAAAGATATATTACatgcataaaaattttaaaaactaGAAAAGAAAGATCAGTATTTAGATTTACCCTTGTTAAAGAGTATAATATGATGGGTGAAGAAATTTTAGGTTATTCTAAATTGATAGAATTAGGTTCTCCTGATTTTATTGAAATTAAGGCAGTAACTTATTGTGGGTCGTCAGAAGGATATCAGTTaactatgaaaaatattccttGGCATGAAGAGGTATATCAGTTcgcttttcatttaataaactCGAAACAGGTTTTATCTgacatatatgaaataacATGTGAGCATAAACACTCTTGTAGTATATTAATAGCAAAACgagtttttaaaataaataataaatggtGTACTTGGATTAACTACGAAAAGTTTCATCTCCTtgttaaggaaaaaaaagattttacTGCAATTGATTATTGTTTAGAAACACCTTCTTGGGCCCTTATTGGTGCACCAGAGAGAGGATTTAATCCTGCAGATCAGAGGGTATATACTAAAGGGAAGAACAAGGTGAAAAATGTAAACGTTAATATACCGATAGAAAACGATGCTTCAAAAGGAGGGGCCCCATGA
- a CDS encoding F-box protein FBXO7, translating into MNDFSSGVIKEILKFLTCKDVLTNKCLINKEFVCASNYNVLWKDLYKYEYFDDTIDRKKNDPFKVLSTCSTMRSGGTGTITRCRHTGTEYNLTCKGSRNCNVYY; encoded by the exons ATGAACGATTTTTCATCAGGtgtaataaaagaaatattaaaattcttAACATGTAAGGATGTTTTGacaaataaatgtttaataaataaagaatttgTGTGTGCTTCAAATTATAATGTCTTATGGAAAGACCTTTACAAATATGAATACTTTGATGATACTATTGATAGAAAGAAGAATGATCCTTTTAAGgtatt GAGTACTTGTAGCACAATGAGAAGCGGAGGAACTGGTACTATCACTAGATGCAGACACACAGGTACAGAATATAACCTCACTTGTAAGGGAAGCCGCAACTGTAATGTTTACTATTGA
- a CDS encoding ubiquitin fusion degradation protein 1 → MDDDFVKAVNKFNAKFSFHNRKNLTKGVNNNVYGKNDKTKQGKADKLKEDLELQYIHNSNNKICQKFLTLPLSKKEDKLSRHSDKVILSYSKMGLKMEILFPVSILKTLEKGTYRNEVEFPYSFSLKNVENNYITHACVLEFSSNEGIILVSENIKENLGIIATSGIIRLLVTYANLPKCDFIKFESLNENINDIKFMKNLLENELSINYSTLTLGDHVHINHLNFYVSELEPDNAVSLINTDIVVDICKRKIMCEQFSTFQNVEDTPYEVINSTTTNVNSSMKCGIKKYKYMINYNILELLKKDKININFLLSSNDVDNFNIFISFPPYDSVSETMHHLHFDDCSKDIQINRDIIKKCLKIHFVCFMKEQADDVQEKLDATKERLDEQDPFLEYIYDQYFPHIIYIGISYTTENEVQYSLSSKVDSESRKTIKEQIDNTNKNKTNDRIPNNKLNELRENCKNELIYVTCDNCLKQILENNINMHKIHCLNNISLCNICKKPFNKKDILDHIHCEICNEGIKIAEKNKHNFLWHTKIKCTCQKYFYRKQFIFHQKLFCPKKIIFCAFCNIFTVSAANIFNEDYILANFLDKFDSYNGTSNDNNSSSSSSSSNNNNELTVKSIDYYFQLMHKNFHFFVKHINSTEHEKYCGSKSVMCVICKTNMYRNRYFTHLNLMHNMDKKESFKIINENTDV, encoded by the exons ATGGATGATGATTTTGTCAAAGCTGTGAATAAATTTAATGCAAAATTTAGTTTtcataatagaaaaaatctTACAAAGGGTGTTAATAACAATGTATATGGAAAGAacgataaaacaaaacaaggGAAAGCTGATAAACTAAAGGAGGATTTAgaattacaatatatacacaattcGAATAATAAGATTTGTCAAAAATTTCTGACCCTTCCCCTtagtaaaaaagaagataagtTGAGTAGGCATTCGGATAAAGTTATACTG TCGTATAGTAAGATGGGACTTAAGATGGAAATACTGTtc CCCGTGTCAATACTGAAAACCCTCGAAAAAGGAACTTATCGGAACGAAGTAGAATTTCCTTATTCGTTTAGCCTAAAAAATGTAgagaataattatattaccCATGCATGTGTTTTAGAATTTAGCTCAAATGAAGGAATAATATTAGTAtcagaaaatataaaagaaaatttaggCATAATAGCAACTAGTGGAATAATAAGACTCTTAGTAACTTATGCAAATTTACCGAAATgtgattttataaaatttgaatcattaaatgaaaatattaatgatataaaatttatgaagAATTTATTGGAAAATGAATTAAGCATAAATTATAGTACCCTAACTTTAGGAGACCATGTTCATATTAatcatttgaatttttatgtaaGTGAGTTAGAGCCAGATAATGCTGTGTCGTTAATAAATACAGATATTGTTGTGGATATATGTAAACGCAAAATTATGTGTGAACAATTTAGTACTTTTCAAAATGTTGAAGATACACCATATGAAGTGATTAATAGTACAACTACAAATGTTAATAGTAGTATGAAGtgtggaataaaaaaatataagtatatgataaattataacattttggaattgttaaaaaaggataagattaacataaattttttattaagttcGAACGATGTAGataatttcaatatttttatttcatttccaCCATATGATTCGGTCTCAGAAACGATGCATCATTTGCATTTCGATGATTGTAGTAAAgatattcaaataaatagggatattataaaaaaatgcttaaaaatacatttcgTTTGTTTCATGAAAGAACAAGCAGATGATGTCCAGGAAAAGCTTGATGCCACGAAGGAACGGCTTGACGAACAAGACCCttttttagaatatatatatgatcaaTACTTTCcccatataatatacataggTATATCATATACCACGGAAAACGAAGTACAATACAGCTTATCATCAAAAGTAGATAGCGAAAGTAGAAAAACAATCAAAGAACAGATTGACAATAcgaataaaaacaaaacaaacgACAGAATCCCaaacaataaattaaatgaattacgcgaaaattgtaaaaatgaacTAATTTATGTAACATGTGATAATTgtttaaaacaaattttggaaaataatataaacatgcataaaattcattgtttaaataatatttctctATGTAATATCTGTAAAAAACCGTTTAATAAGAAAGATATCCTTGATCATATTCATTGTGAGATATGTAATGAAGGTATAAAGATAgctgaaaaaaataagcataattttttatggcatacaaaaataaaatgtacatgccaaaaatatttttatagaaaacaattcatttttcatcagaaattattttgtccaaaaaaaattatattctgtgcattttgtaatatatttaccgTTTCCGctgcaaatatttttaatgaagaCTATATCCTTGCCAACTTTCTCGATAAATTTGATAGTTATAATGGTACCAGCAATgacaataatagtagtagtagtagtagtagtagcaataataataatgagttAACTGTAAAATCAATTGACTATTATTTCCAGCTAATGcacaaaaattttcatttttttgtcaaACACATTAACAGCACGGAACATGAAAAATACTGTGGGTCCAAGTCTGTGATGTGCGTTATTTGCAAAACTAACATGTACAGAAATAGGTATTTTAcccatttaaatttaatgcataatatggataaaaaggaatcatttaaaattataaatgaaaatacagACGTGTAG
- a CDS encoding mitochondrial import receptor subunit TOM22: MGMIYSKILKANEENLLLSKKPMLNFKRNDTIKIKNKLRLAKNKINNFLKKGIKTTSWVVWIAGVSVVVLITPIAFQYEKECQLFEMQAQFFQAQQAANVPQLN; this comes from the coding sequence ATGGGAAtgatatattcaaaaattttgaagGCGAATGAAGAAAATTTGTTACTATCGAAAAAACCAATgctaaattttaaaagaaatgatacaattaaaataaaaaataaattgagaCTAGcgaagaataaaataaataattttttaaaaaaaggaattaaaaCAACATCATGGGTTGTGTGGATAGCTGGAGTTTCAGTTGTTGTTTTAATTACTCCAATTGCTTTTCAGTATGAGAAGGAATGTCAGCTTTTTGAAATGCAGGCACAGTTTTTTCAAGCACAACAAGCAGCCAATGTACCTCAGTTAAACTGA
- a CDS encoding 50S ribosomal protein L12, which translates to MKCKRRVLSNLTRKKKVENLCGQKKKRSKLLSVGLFKIFSKPIFRLLLIIYILLLHLVDVVKSFKLSNEQNKFNCNNFLYYENKSNDNYGRKNFLNYKSRPVLKKDIIINSNKIFKLKSEKVDKIIDSLKELTLLEASELVKKIELTFSVDARQNLDSSKGTQENKTNESETNAKEEEEDDENKVYDLILENIEPNKKIPIIKIVKEIKKDLNLKQAKDIVDNLPQTLFEKINKETADKWKTKLTDAGGVVKLK; encoded by the coding sequence ATGAAATGTAAAAGGAGAGTACTTTCAAATTTgacaagaaaaaagaaagttgAAAATTTGTGTggtcagaaaaaaaaaagatctaAATTGTTATCAGTCGGattgtttaaaatatttagtaaGCCCATTTTTCGTCTCCttctaataatatacatattattattacatctTGTTGATGTAGTTAAAAGTTTTAAGCTTTCGAATGAGCAAAATAAGTTTAAttgcaataattttttatattacgaAAACAAGTCAAATGATAATTATGggagaaaaaattttttaaattataaaagtagacctgttttaaaaaaagatataataattaacagtaataaaatatttaaattaaaaagcgAAAAAGTAGACAAGATAATTGATAGTTTGAAAGAGTTAACTTTGTTAGAAGCAAGTGAActagttaaaaaaattgaattaacATTTTCTGTTGATGCAAGGCAAAATCTAGATAGTTCTAAGGGTACacaagaaaataaaacaaatgaatCTGAAACTAATgcaaaagaagaagaagaagatgatGAGAATAAAGTCTACGAtttaattttagaaaatattgaacctaataaaaaaatacccataattaaaattgttaaagaaataaaaaaagacttGAATTTAAAACAAGCCAAGGACATAGTGGACAACTTACCTCAAAcactttttgaaaaaattaacaaggAAACTGCAGATAAGTGGAAAACAAAATTGACCGATGCAGGGGGGGTTGTTAAGTTGAAGTAA
- a CDS encoding hypothetical protein (conserved Plasmodium protein): MEKNENSCELLNSNVSLFELSSETNLKVNIINNNKHFVDYYLNALENKQIEKIKYFDIDITEDVNDINESFSAPLTLSDQYEEDYLQFKINKYLSCCNDSSYAKRILLQDMNITVGEKKNEENG; this comes from the coding sequence atggaaaaaaatgaaaattccTGTGAACTGTTAAACAGTAACGTGTCGTTGTTTGAGTTATCATCTGAAACAAATTTGAAGGTTAACATAATAAACAATAACAAACATTTTGTCGACTATTATTTGAATGCACtagaaaataaacaaatagaaaaaataaaatattttgatatagACATAACAGAAGATGTAAACGACATAAATGAATCCTTTTCTGCTCCTTTGACTTTGAGTGATCAGTATGAAGAAGATTACTTgcaatttaaaattaataaatacttATCATGTTGTAATGACAGCTCTTATGCTAAAAGAATTTTGTTACAGGATATGAATATCACAGTAGGTGAAAAGAAGAACGAAGAAAACGGTTGA